The following proteins are encoded in a genomic region of Gossypium hirsutum isolate 1008001.06 chromosome D05, Gossypium_hirsutum_v2.1, whole genome shotgun sequence:
- the LOC107902351 gene encoding uncharacterized protein has product MIERELFVLDPERSFERMENYCEFHHDEGHEIQECTELRALVQGMMDDKEMEFYEEVKEEGSICTSESPKVPRVTQPVVIISRPKNDEVRTPVIPRIIIKKPAAFSYQYSRKVPWNYERNTTVPRKEITEDQGIGAYLEPMKGRAVTVEQKGKIAEPVLSINEPVKEEEAMGFLKFLKHSEYNVVEQLHKQSARISVLALLLNSEVHRSALMKVLNETYVANDISVNKLDQLVNNINADNFIFFNDDEIPPGGMGLPIDNLHMKTCLNIMRAFDGTERKVMGRIKIPLLIGPTVYEVDFLVMDIKPFYNFLLERPWIHSTGAVPLSLHQKLKLLSEGRLVTINAEEDIIAAVSNEVPYMETNDESMECSFRSLERGLGKYLQGKIEVPVLKEKQDNFGLGYKPDKGQRKKELERRQERRRVRLNGKEIKWEPMIIFHISKTFISGGIIRSERKILIEESIEETLENMHINALNEDANEERSWYDICPYEPGSVLNNWTAEEIHEVFKTVSE; this is encoded by the exons ATGATAGAAAGGGAGTTGTTTGTTTTGGATCCAGAGAGAAGCTTTGAAAGGATGgaaaactactgtgagttccatcacgatGAGGGACATGAGATTCAAGAATGTACAGAACTCAGAGCCTTGGTTCAAGGCATGATGGATGACAAGGAAATGGAGTTTTATGAAGAAGTTAAGGAAGAAGGGAGTATCTGTACATCCGAGTCCCCGAAGGTTCCAAGAGTAACTCAGCCCGTGGTCATCATCTCACGACCAAAGAATGATGAAGTGAGAACGCCAGTAATACCAAGaatcataataaagaaacctgCAGCCTTTTCTTACCAATATAGTAGGAAGGTTCCGTGGAACTACGAGCGCAATACAACTGTCCCTAGAAAGGAGATTACAGAGGATCAGGGTATAGGTGCCTATCTAGAACCTATGAAAGGAAGGGCCGTAACAGTGGAACAAAAGGGGAAAATAGCTGAGCCTGTGTTATCCATTAACGAGCCAGTAAAAGAGGAAGAAGCTATGGGATTCCTCAAATTTTtaaagcatagtgagtataatgtTGTCGAACAGTTGCATAAACAATCGGCTCGCATATCCGTACTGGCCTTACTCTTGAATTCAGAAGTACACCGTAGTGCGTTGATGAAGGTGTTGAACGAAACCTATGTAGCCAACGATATTTCTGTCAACAAATTGGATCAGTTGGTCAACAATATCAATGCTGATAACTTCAtattcttcaacgatgatgagatacCACCTGGGGGTATGGG GCTTCCCATAGATAACTTGCACATGAAGACTTGCCTAAATATAATGAGGGCATTTGACGGTACAGAAAggaaggtcatgggaagaattaAGATACCCCTACTAATCGGCCCAACAGTTTACGAGGTGGATTTTCTTGTGATGGACATCAAACCCTTCTACAATTTCTTATTAGagagaccatggatacattcgACGGGGGCTGTACCTTTatcattacatcagaagttgAAGTTACTATCAGAAGGTCGGCTGGTGACAATAAACGCCGAAGAGGATATTATAGCGGCTGTATCCAATGAGGTGCCATATATGGAGACTAATGATGAGTCGATGGAATGCTCATTCCGATCTCTGGA AAGAGGATTAGGGAAATACCTTCAAGGGAAAATTGAGGTTCCAGTGCTGAAAGAAAAACAAGACAACTTTggcttagggtacaagccagataAAGGACAGAGAAAGAAGGAGTTAGAAAGAAGGCAAGAAAGAAGAAGGGTGCGTTTAAATGGGAAGGAAATTAAATGGGAGCCAATGATAATTTTCCACATATCCAAAACCTTCATATCTGGAGGGATCATTCGTTCTGAGAGAAAGATACTGATTGAGGAAAGCATCGAAGAGACATTGGAAAATATGCACATCAATGCCCTAAATGAGGATGCAAATGAAGAGAGGAGCTGGTACGACATTTGTCCTTATGAACCtggaagtgttctaaataattggactgcggaagaaatacaTGAAGTCTTTAAAACTGTCTCAGAGTAA